The sequence below is a genomic window from Chloroflexota bacterium.
GGGCGGAGCCCGAAGGATCTCGCGCGATCGAGATCCTTCGCTACGCTCAGCATGACAACACCACGCGCTCAGCACAACGCCCTTAGGGTCATCCTGAGGGCGGAGCCCGAAGGATCTCGCGCGATCGAGATCCTTCGCTACGCTCAGCATGACAACACCACGCGCTCAGCACAACGCCCTTAGGGTCATCCTGAGGGCGGAGCCCGAAGGATCTCGATTGCGTGGCAGGACACGCGCCGTTCGTGCCTTGTCCCGCGTGTACGCCACCGGGCGGCGGTGCTACACTGCGGGGCATCCGGGCTCGGTGGTGGCGGATGACCCTGCAACGCCAGATCCACGTTTCGGTCGTCGCCCTGGTCGTCGTCGCCGTGCTGGCGTCGGTTGCGCTCCTCTCCTGGAACGGGGCTCGCGCGCAGCTCGAGGAGGACGCCGTCGTGCTGGGGGCCGCCGCCGCCCAGGTACACGACCAGAGCGGCCTTCAGCGCATCGCCGATAGCCTCGTCGCTGCCGATTCGGCCCGCACGGTCCGAATCGTCGACGCCTCCCTCACGACGCTCGCCGTCAGCGGTGGAGCGGGGGCCGACGCGCCCGGGCCGCCCCCAGAGGCCGAAGCCACCGCGCTCCGCGCTGCTATCGACGATCAGCAGCCGCGGAGCCTCCTGGACTCCACCGGGTTCACCGTCATCGCCCCCGTCGTCGACGACTCGGGGGCGGTCATCGGCGCGACGCTCCTCGCGATGCCGACCGATCGGCTTCGCGCAGCGTTCGCACAGAGCGTCCGGGGCGCGGCGCTCCCCATCGGCCTGACCCTGATCATCGGCATTGCGTTGGCGTGGCTCGTCTCTCAGGCCTTCGTTCGCCCGGTACGTCGGCTCGACCGGGCGGTCCATCAGCTCGAGTCCTATTCCTTTGAATCAAGCAGCCTCGACAGCCTCGCGAGACAGCCGACCGAGCTGGGGCGCGTCGCGCAGCTCCTCCAGCGGATGGCGAACGCCGAGGATGGCTGGCGCCGGTCGCTGGAAGGGCTGCGGCAGGCCAAGGAGGAGCTGGAGAAACGGGTCGAGGAGCGAACGCGAGACTTGAAGGCGTCCCTCGAGCAGCAGACCGCCCTCAACGAGTCTCTCAAGGTCATGGGCGCGGGCCTCCAGCAATCCATCGAGGAGCTGAAGGCGCTCGCTGACGTCGGACGGGCGCTGAACTCCACCCTGGACCTCCAGCAGCTCCTCACCACCATCGTGAGCCACGCGGTTCGGCTCTCGAAGAGCGAGGCTGGCACGATCTACGAGTTCGACGAGGACCAGGGAAGCTTCGTCATGCGGGCGAGCGACGGCGTGAGCGACAGGGTGGCCGACGCCCTGCGGAACCGGCGAGTGCTGGCGGAGAGCACGATCATCGGCCAGACGGCGCTGCGCCGCGAGCCGACCCAGGTGGCGGACCTGTGGGATAGCGGCGAGCCGCCCGACGTCGTCGCGCGGGAGTTCGGGTTCCGCGCCATCATGGCCGTCCCGCTCCTCCAGGAGGGGAGCGTGATTGGCGGGCTCGTCGTGCGGCGATCGGAGCCCGGCGCCTTCGAAGACGCCACCGTTCGACTCCTCCAGACCTTCGCCACCCAGTGCGTGCTGGCCATCCAGAACGCGCGCCTCTTCCAGGAGATCGAGGAGAAGGGGCGCGAGCTCGAGATCGCCAGCCGCCACAAGTCGGAGTTCTTGGCGAAGATGAGCCACGAGCTGCGGACGCCCCTCAACGCCATTCTGAGCTACAGCCAGCTCCTCGTGGAAGAGGCCGAAGACGTCGGCCAGGAGTCCTTCATCCCCGACCTCAACAAGATCCAGACGGCCGGCCGACACCTCCTCGAGCTGATCAACAGCATCCTCGACCTCTCCAAGATCGAGGCCGGGAAGATGGAGCTGTACATCGAGCCGTTCAACGTCCCCACCCTCGTGCACGACGTGCTCACGGTCGCGCAGCCCCTCGTAGCGAAGAACCAGAACACGCTCGAGGTCGACTGTCCCGACAGCACGGGCGACATGGTGGCCGACCTCACCAAGGTCCGGCAGGTGCTCCTCAACCTCCTCAGCAACGCCAGCAAGTTCACCGATCACGGAACGGTGAGCTTGACGGTACGCCGCGATCGCGCGGACAGCGCCGACTGGGTGGCCTTCAGCGTCGCAGACACCGGCATCGGGATGAATGAGGAGCAGATGGGGAAGCTCTTCCAGGCGTTCACCCAGGCGGAGGCGTCGACGACCAGCAAATACGGCGGGACGGGGCTCGGGCTCGCCATCAGCCGACAGTTCTGCCGCATCATGGGGGGCGACATCACCGTGGCGAGCACGCCCGGCCGCGGCTCCACCTTCACCATGCGCTTGCCAGCCGAGGTCCGGGACACGGCCAGCCCAGCGGCGCTCACGACCGAGCCGATCGAGGCGCAGGACAACGGCCGCCCCACGGTTCTCGTCATCGACGACGATCCAACGGTGCACGACCTGATGCGCCGCTTTCTCCAGACGGAAGGATTTCACGTCGCGACCGCGTTGAACGCCGAAGACGGCTTGCGGCTCGCGCGCGAAGTGCGCCCGTTCGCCGTCACCCTCGACGTCATCATGCCGCACACCGACGGCTGGACCGTGCTGTCCGCGCTCAAGGCGGCCCCCGAGACCGCCGACATCCCGGTCATCATGCTCACCATCGTCGAGCAGCGGCAGATTGGCTACACCCTCGGCGCCGCCGAGTACCTCACCAAGCCCATCGATCGCGATCGGCTTCTCGCCGTCCTCAATCGCTATCGAGCCGACGAGGACGGCCGCCGCGTTCTCATCGTCGAGGACGACCCCGCGACGCGGGAGATTCTTCGCCGGTGCCTCGAATCGGACGGCTGGACGGCGGACGAGGCGACCAACGGCGTCGACGCGCTGGAGCGGATCGCGGAGGCCCGCCCTGCACTGATCCTTCTGGACCTGCTGATGCCCGTGATGGATGGATTCGACTTCGTCGCGACCCTACGCCAGCGCCCGGAAGGACGATCGATCCCGGTCGTGGTGGTCACGGCGCAGGACCTGTCGGCCGAAGCGCGCAAGCGCCTGAACGGCCTCGTCGACGCGGTGATGCAGAAGGGCACCTACACCCACGAGGAGTTGCTCCTCGAGGTGCGCGAGCGGCTCGCGGCCGCGAAGGGCAGGGCGAGAAGCTCCACCCCGCGGTGACGTTGCGCGCCCGACGGTGATCTCGTACCGTGTACGGCGGAGAACTGCGGATCCGAGGGATGCGCCACGGCGCGACCCTCCAGAGGGGAGCGGCGATGCCAAAGGTCCTCCTCGTGGAAGACGACGAAATGAACCGGGACTCGTTGAGCCGGCTGCTGCGACGGCGGGGCTTCGAGGTGGTCATCGGGGTAGACGGTCAGGAAGGGATCTCCCTGGCACGGTCTGAGGCGCCCGACATCATTCTCATGGACATGAGTCTCCCGGTGATGGATGGCTGGGAGGCGACGCGCCAGCTCAAGGCGTCGTCCGATACGCAGTCGGTGCCCATCATCGCGCTGACAGCCCACGCCATGGCCAGCGACCGCGACAAAGCGCTCGCCGCCGGCTGCGACGATTTCGACACCAAGCCCATCGAGCTGGATCGCCTGCTCCCCAAGATCCACGCGCTCCTCGGCACGGACGCGTGACCGCGCGGCGCCGCTGGCTGTGATATGAGCAACGCACCAGACTGGGAAGAGTTCCGTCGAAGCGTCCGGCACGAGCTGCGCACGCCGGTCAACCACATCCTGAGCTACGGGCAACTCCTCCTCGAGGACGCCGAGCAGTCCGGGCCGGAGAGCTTCGTCGCTGAGCTGCGCAAGATCCAGGAGGCGGGGCGGGAAGCGCTGACCATCATCGGCGCAATGCTCGACGCGGCGCCGGGCGATGCGGTCGCCGCTCGGACGTATTCGACGAACCTCTTCAGTCTCATGGAGTCCGTCGAGCAGCGGGTGATGCAGCTGCGGCGGTACGTGCTGGAGGATGGGAACGAAACGGCCGCGGCAGACCTCGATCGCATCGCCACGGGCGCGCGGCGCCTTGTCGCGATTCTCGCGCAAACGAACCTCAACCCTACGGAGGGCGTCGAGCCACGCATCAGCAAACCGGCCGTCCGAGTGAACAGCGGCACGATGGGCGCCGCCGTGGCCGGCCGCGCGGAGCCAGCGGAGCGGCGCCATCGGGAGGGCGAGCTGCGCGGCAGGATTCTCGTGGTCGAGGACAACGAGCTGAGCCGCGACGCCGTTGCCCGCATGCTGGAGCGGCTGGGTCACACGGTGCTGCGCGCAGAGAACGGACGTCGAGCCCTGGAGATCGCCGAGTCGGACAACGTCGATCTCATGCTGCTGGACATCGTGATGCCGGAGATGTCCGGATACGACGTTCTGGAGCGCTGTCGAGAGCGCGCCGAGCTCCGCGAGATCCCGATTATCATGATCTCCGCCTTGGACGAGCTGTCCAGCGTCGTCCGCTGCATCGAGATGGGCGCGGAGGACTATCTCCCCAAGCCGTTCGACCCGGTCCTTCTGCGCGCGCGGATCGGGGCGTGCTTGGAGAAGAAGCGGCTGCGCGACCAGGAGGTCGAGTATCTCAGGCAGGTAGCCGCCGTGACTGACGCCGCGGCGGCGGTCGAGGACCGGTCATTTACGTCCGAGAGCCTGGCGCTCGTCGCGTCCCGACCGGACGCCCTGGGCCAGCTCGCGCGAGTGTTCGACCGAATGGCCCGCGAGGTGATCGCGCGCGAGGAGCAGCTCCTCCGCCAGGTCCAACAGCTCCAGATTCAGGTCGACGAAGCCAAGAAGGCGCGCGAGGTCGCCGATATTACGAACACGGAGTACTTCCAGCAGCTCCAGCGTCAGGCGAGCACGCTGCGTCGGACCGCCGGGCCGAAGCCAGAATCCCGGGAGGGCTGACGTGGATCCCGCCGAGGGCTACGCCCCGCAGGTCCCGATCGAGACGGTCGCGCGGACCGCGCGCGAGCTGGCGGCGTCCCAACACCCACGCGATGCCCTGAAGATTGCCGCGCGGGCGCTCCGCGACGCGACGGGGGCCGAAGGCGTCGCCCTCCTTCGGGTCGACGGACCCCGATCCGTGCCAGCATACAGCGCGGGCGTCGTCATCCCCCCCGGTCCGATCTCGGAGAGCAAGCTCCTCTCCCTCGGCCACGCGTATCCCCTCGTACTCTCGGGCAAGGTACGGGGGCTGGTCCTCCTCTCGCGCCCGACTGTCGCCCTCTCCGACGACCCGGATCGCGGTCTGGAATCGCTCCTCGACCTCGCGGCGCTCTCTCTGCGCAATTTCCGCGTCGCGGAGGAGCGCGTGCTCGCCGGCGATACCGTGGAGCGGCTGTCCAGCCAGACCCAGCTCGACGCCGAGCGCTTTCGCGCGCTCCATGAGCTGGCGGTCGTGGCAGCCGGCGAGCTGAATCCGACACGGCTCGCCAGCGCGGCGGCTAACCTGGCCAGCGTGCTGCTCAACGCGGAGAGCGCTGCCATCTACTGGTGGAACCCGGCGCTCGAGCGCCTTGTCGCCATGGCGCAATGCGGCTCAGACCCGTCGGAGAAGTACCTGCCGGCATCCCTCGGCGCCGGAATCGTGGGATATGCCTACACCCGACGCGAGGCGATCAGCGTCGACGACTTCACGACGTGGAAGCACCGCGAGCAATCCATCCGCGAGACGATGCGGTCAGGATCGGCCGTGCCCCTGTGGGCGGGGAGCAACGTCGTGGGGGTCCTCGTCGTCAAGAGCATCGCCCGACGCCACTTCAGTCCCACGGAAGTGGAGACGCTGACGCTCATCGGCGCGCAGATCGGGCCGGCCCTCGCATCCGCCCACTACTACCGCCAATCCGAAAGCCGCCGGGCCATGGCCGAGGCGCTCGCCCAGCGGGCGCAGGAGAGCGAGCAGGTCGCGGCCGCTCGGGCAGAAGCGCTCACCGCCAGCGAGGAGCGGTACCGCGAGATCGTCGAAGCGGCGCACGAGGGGATCTGGCACCTGGACGCCGAGGGGCGCACGATCTTCGTCAACCCGCGGATGGCGGAGATGCTCGAATATACCGTCGCCGAGCTTCAGGGACGGCCGATGATCGATCTCGTCCACCCCGAGTGGCGCGGAGAGGTGAGTCGCCGCCTCGGCTTGTTTGCCCGGGGCCTGACCGGTCGCTTCGACGACCGCTTCATCACGCGAAGTGGCAAGGACCTCTGGACTCGCTCCTCGGCCCACTCGATGATCGACGGGTCGGGATCATACCGCGGGCTCTTGCTCATGGTGACCGACATCTCCGAGTCGCGGGCGGCGGAGATCGCGCTGCGCGAGAGCGAGGAGCGCCTGCGCCAGGCCCAGAAGATGGAGTCCATCGGGCTGCTCGCCGGCGGCGTCGCCCACGACTTCAATAATCTGCTCACCGCCATCATCGGCTTCAGCGACATGGTGACGGCCAAGCTGCCGCCTTCGAGCCCGTTGGCGGATTACATGAACCAGATCGTTGCAGCCGGAGAGCGGGCATCGGAGCTGACGCGCCAACTCCTCGCCTTCAGCCGGCAGCAAGTGCTCCAGCCCGAGGTCACAGACCTTCGCGTCATCGTCGACGACATGGTGAAGCTCCTGCGCCGCGTCATCGGCGAGCACATCGAGCTGGAGACCATCAACCCCGACACGCTGGGCAACGTCCTCGTCGACCGGGGCGAGATCGAGCAGGTGCTCCTCAACTTGGCCATCAACGCTCGCGACGCAATGCCCTCGGGCGGGAAGCTGACCATCGAGACGCGATCGCTCGACGCGCGCGAGGCCGCCCGTCGCCGCGGCGCACTCGTGGCGACGGACGCGGAAGTCGCGCGCCCCTCCGTCCTGCTGCGGGTGACCGACACCGGCTGCGGAATGGATGAAGCGACCCGCGAGCGCATCTTCGAGCCGTTCTTCACCACGAAGGAGAGCGGGAAGGGGACCGGTCTCGGCCTCGCCACCGTCTATGGCATCGTCAAGCAGAGTGGCGGCGACATCACGGTGACGAGCCAGGTCGGCATGGGAGCGACCTTCGAGATCATCCTTCCGGTCCACGCCGGACAAGCTCGGAGTCGGCCGCCCCAGGTGGCGATCGCCGCAGTGCCAGGCGGGGGGGAAACGGTCCTGGTCGTGGAGGACGAGATAGGCGTGCGGGCGCTCGCGCGCTCGGTCCTGGAGGCCAAAGGGTACACCGTGCTGGACGCGGAGAGCGGGGAGGCCGCCCTCGCGCTCATGGACAGCTATCCGGGCGTGATCGACCTGGTCGTGTCCGACTTGATGTTGCCGGGAATGAACGGGCGCGAGCTGGTCGAGCGCATGATCGCGCGAACCCCGGCGCCGCGATTTCTGTACATGTCCGGCTATTCCTCGGACGTCGTGATCCACACCAATGCCATGACGGCCCAGGTGGAGTATCTCCAGAAGCCGTTCACCCCGGCCGCCCTGGCCACGAAGGTGCGCGCGGTGCTCAACGGGCCCCTTCGGAGCCCCATACCCCGCGCCCCCCGGGTGTAGCATTTCGCAATGGACCGTTTCACGTGGGCCGCAGTGGCGGGCGTCGTCCTCCTCAGCGTGGTCGCGATTGTCGTCGCGGTGGCGCCTCGGGGGGAGCAGCAGCCACCGGACCTGACGACCCCCCAGGGAGTCGTCGCCGCCTACATCCTCGCCGTCCAGGACAAGCGCGCTGACGACGCCTGGGCCATGCTGGAATCGCCGTCAGCCGTAGAGGCCGTCCCTTCGCCCGCCGGCCAGACGATGACGCGAGAGACGTTTCGCCAGCAGGTCAACAATGCGCAGCAAAACGGCGATCGACGACTGCGCATCGTCGACACGAAAGAGCAGGCCGACGGGGTGCGGGTCGACGTCGAGATCACCACCTTTACCGGCGGCCCCGCGATCTTCGGGTCCGACTCGTACTCTCGATCGGCAACATTCATCCTCGTGCGCAGTGACAGCTCCTGGCGCATTCGGTCGTCTCCGCCGATCTGGCAACTGGCCTGAGCCATGGTCGCCGTTCGGCGCCTGTACTTCCTCCTCGTGGCAGGGGTGAGCCTGGGAATGCTCGTCACGGGCGCCGCGACGCTCGGCAGCACCCTGATCGAATGGGCGCTGAGCCCCGGCTCCATCACCGCCACCTTCCGACAAACCATCGCCGGCTCCACCGCGGCGGCCCTCGTCGCGCTCCCCATCTGGGCGCTCCATTGGGCCCTGGCCCAGCGCGCGGCGGCGCGCTCGCCGGCGGAACGGGAGGCCGCCCTCCGACGCCTATACCTCTACGTTGTCTGCGGCGCGCTGATGGCGGCCATCGGGTTCATCGGCGCGCGAGCGCTCCACCTGGGTCTTCTGCTCCTGATTCGCGATTCCGGGGGCGATGCCGTTGGCCTGGTTCGCGCCCTGTGGCAGCTTGCCCTGGTGGGGGCATTCTGGGGCTACCATCTGGACCGCGCGGCGAAGGACCGCTCGCTGGTCGGGGAGACCGGCGCCAGCGCGACGCTCCGGCGCTGGTACGCCTACGGCGCCGTGCTCGTATCTGTCGTCGTCGTGCTGTTTGGCGCGCGCGAGCTGCTCACCGTGACGATGCTCGCGGTCACCCAAAGCCAGCCAGCGGAGTCACGCCACGTCGTCCGGGTCGTCGCGCGCACGCTCGTCGCCCTCGGCATCGGCCTGTATCATGCGCACCTCACCGCCCGCCTCGACGAGGGGGAGGAGGAGCGACGGTCGACCCTTCGGGCCGTCGCGGGGTTCGGCATCCTGGCGCTCGGCATCGCCATGGCCCTCACGCAGACGAGCCGCGCTCTGTACTATCTCCTCGCGCGGGCCCTGGGCGTGGAGGCGCCCGGCGGCGCGCGAGGCGAGATCGGCGGCCTCCTCGCCAGCCCCTTGTCCACCATCGCCGTCTTCGGCCTCGCCTGGGCGCTGGTGCGGCGACGGCTCATCGCCGACGCGCGGCAGACGGAGGCCCCGCGCCAGGCCGGCGTGCGCCGCCTCTACACCCACCTCGTGACCCTCATCGCCCTCGCGGCATTCACGGCCGGCGTTGCCGGGGTGCTGTGGACCATCATCGAGGCGGTCGATCCGACGTCGGCGCTCGTCGGCCCAACCTCGACCCGGGATCGGCTGAGCCTGTTCCTCACCCTGGTCGTCGTCGGGCTGCCGGTCTGGGCGGGGCACTGGCGCCCGGCTCCGTCGCCCGGGGAGCGCCAGGCGCTGAGTCGCCGTCTCTATCTCTTCGCAGCGCTGCTGATCGGCGTCCTGGCCCTCCTCGGCAGCGGCGCCTATCTGGTGGAGCGCGTCCTGTCGACGATCATGGGCGTCGGGCCGCCGGCACTCTGGTCCGCGGTCGCTCGGGCGCTGGCGGTTACCGTGGTGGCGGCGGCCGTCGTCGCGTATCACTTCCGCGTCCTCCGGCTCGACGCCGCGACGCGGGCGGCCGAGCCGGGGCCCGGGCAGTTCGGGACCTTTCAGGTCGAGATTGTCGGAGCCTCAGCATCGGAGGTCGCCGCTGCCCTGGCGCGCCTGCCGTCCGGCGCGCGGTACACCATTCGAACCGCCGACGGCGCGGACGCGGCCGGCGCCGAGGGTGGCGCCGCGGGCGCTTGATGGCCCTCGGCGTTGACGATTATTATCGCCCGCAGCGCCAGCGCTTCGTCCGGATCGACCGAAGCGAACCACCCTCCCCCAAAAGTAAAGGCTTGTGATGCGTGATCTCCGCGCCAACCTCCTGGCTGCCAGGCTCGACCTCGTGGTGCTGACCCTGGCAGGCGTCGTGTTCCTCGTCTTCTGGCTCGTGGACTTCTCCGGCGAGCCGCGCCGTCAGCTCATCGCGGGCGCCATCGCCGTCGCGATCCTCGCCCTGGTCGTCGCGGCGTTCGTCGCGGCGAGAAGAAGCGAGCCCGCCAGCGGAGATCCGCGCTTCATCGCGAGCCGGCGCTTCACGCTCCTGGTTGGCGCCGGCGCCGTTGCGCTCTTCTTCATCGTGCGGTTCAGCGCGGTCACGGCCCTCGCCTACTGGTCCGAGGAGATCGGATGGGCCGAGATCGCCCGGCGGATCGTCGAGGGGGCGCGCTGGGACCCGTTCCTGGCGAAGTCCGACTACCCGTCCTCGTTCCAGGCGTTTCCCCTGGCGCTGCTGGTTGCCGTGGGCGTGCCTACGGTCCTCGCGTCCAAGATCATCGCAGGCGTCTACTTCGCCATCAGTGTCTATTTCTTCGGACGGCTCGCGCGGGAGCTGCTGCCGGACCGGCCGGGCTGGTTCGAGATCGTCTTCCCGCTGGTGCTGGCCGCCTTCTCCACCGTGTCGTGGTTCATCGTGATGACGGGGTGGCACGAGATCACCCACGTGAACCTCATCATCTTCGCCTGCTGGTACTACGGCCTGCGCCTGATCAAGTATCAGGAGCGCAGCGCCGCCATCGCGCTCGGCCTGTGGAGTGGGCTCGCCCTTTGGACGTTGTACACACCGGCCGTCTTCGCCATCCCGATGGGATTGATCGTCCTGGCAGGGATCGCCGGCCCCGTGGGCCTGCCGCGCAAGCTGACGTTCGTATCGTGGGGGGGCCTGGTGACGGCGCCGGTCATCGGGCTCGCCCTCAGCTCGCACGGCGGGATCCTCAACCGCCACGCCGCCTTCTACCTGCGCGGCGGCGAGTGGGCGGGAAGCACCTGGAGCGCTGAGCGCAATCCGCTCCACACCTACCTCCTCAGCACCGTCCAACTGGTGAAGGACACGGCCCCGGTCTTTGGACGGCTCGACTGGGAGGCCGCGCAGCGGCCCCACCTCGAGCCCCTCGTCTTCGCGCTGGCCGCCGTAGGCATGGTCGCCATCCTCCTATCGCGTCGCCGATTGCTCATCGGCGGGGTGCTCTTGCCGGTCCTCGGGATGGTGGCGGGGCTCGTCCTCTCGAACCCGACGCCGTGGCGCGAGAGCTGTATCACGGCGGGCGCCCTCGTCCTGGCGGTCGTCGGATTTGGCGCCCTCTGGCCGCTGGTCAACCGGAACGTCGCGGTGTCGGGCGCCGTCGCCGCGCTGGTCATCATCTTCCAGTTGGCGACCTTCGTCAGGACGTCGAGCTACCTGGAAGCGTTCCAGAACATCCCGCTGTTCGCCAGCGGCAAGGCCGCGGCGGCCAGCGTCGCCTTCGCTAAGCAGTGGCTCACGACCTCGCCATCGAAACAGATCCTCGTTCAGGACGATCTTTGGGGGCGGTTCGTCGCCGTCGATCTCCCGGCATCGGCCCAGGTGCGGCGCGTGCAGTCGGGCAATGACATCAAACCGGACGTCTGCAGGCCCTCCTGCCTGCTCCTGGGCTACGACGTCCAGGGCACGCCGGCCAAAGAGTCGGATTACGAATCGGGGCTTGCGAAGCTGTCCCTCAAGACGACCAAGAGCGTGGTGTTCTCCGAGCCCGGCCAAGAAGGCTACGCCATCGTCGCGGGGGAGGGGCAGCAAGCCACCCGTTCGCCCTGAGCTCCCGCCCCGTTCGCCCTGCGGCGACGGAGGGGAGATTACGCTCCTTCCCCCCAATGGGGGAAAGGTTCGGGATGGGGGGTTGACCCCAGTCCCCGTTCCCGGGGCTACGACGCGGCGCGGGCGCCGCCGAAGCGCTCCTCGTACGTCGCCACGACCGGTTGATGGCCGCCGTGCTCCGCGTACTCGTGCTCTTCCAAGAGGCTGAGCGACTCCAGCACGGGCAGGTCCGTCGTGGAGAACAGAACCGCTTCGTCCGTGCCCGTGTTGGCGTGCTCGTGCCAGCACCAGGGCGGCAGGGCGAAGAAGTCGCCCTGGCGCCACGTGATCCGCACGCCATCCACCACCGAATACCCCTCGCCGCGATAGACGTGATAAACGACGCAGTTGGCGTGGCGGTGCGCCCGCGTGTGGACGCCGGGCCGAATCATCTGGATGTTGCAGCCGATCGTCGGCAGCACGTGCCCGCCGTTGGTCGGGTTCGTGTACTCGAAGGCCACGTCGTCGAAGGGGCTGGTTTCCAGCTTCGCCAGGTGGTGCAAGGCTCGCTCCGTCTGGTCCCAGGGGTAGACGAGCTGCGGCGAGATCGCCTTCGACTCGGTCATCCACAGCGGGCGGAAGTGACCATAGCCGTACCGGCCGTAGGAGTCGCCCTCCGGGCGCGTCGCCGGCTCCAGCTCGTCGGGATACTGCTGGTAGCGAGCGATCTTAAGGGCGTTGACCACCAGTGGCCCGTCCAGGCTGTCCATCCAGAGCACGGGCCCGCTGGCCTTGCTGACGTGGCCGTGGTAGCACCAGCCCGGTGTTAAGACGAGGTCGCCGGGCCGCATGGCGACGGGCTCACCATCCACGATCGTCACCGCGCCCTCGCCCCGGATAATGAAGCGGATCGCCGCGTTGGTGTGACGATGGGAGGGCGCGATCTCGCCCGGCAGCACCATCTGGACGTTGCCGGAGAGCATGTGAGTGGCCGATTGGCTGGGCGTGACGCTGGGGTTGTTGAGGGTAACGACGCGCCGCTGGGCGTCTGGCCCCGGCTGGACCAGCTCGCCCGCGCGCTGGACGAAGCCCTCGATGTCAGACCAGCGCCAATGCGCGGGGTTGTAGGGCGGCTGCGGCTCGGACGGCCGAGTCCCCGCCTGGTGCTGGCGCCAGAGCGCGCCCATCGATCGAGACGCCAGATCCTCGTACAGCCGCTCCATCGAATCGGTTCCCGCGTCCGGCGCCGCAGCCATCGTCCTCGCTCCTTGTGGGTGTTTGGCATATTCAACCACGGCGCCGGGCCTCCGTCAACGACGCGACGGACACTGCTACAATCGGTCGCGGCTGCGAGATGGAGGTGACGCGTGGGAGCGCGATATCGCGCCGAGCAGGTGGGAAGTCTGCTCCGGCCCAAAGCGCTGCTGGATGCCCGGGCGTCATTGGCCGCCGGCGCGATCTCCGCGGAGGACCTCCGGAAGATCGAGGACGAGGCGATCCTCGCCGCGCTCCGGATGCAGCGCGAGGTCGGGCTTGACGTGTACACCGATGGCGAGTTCCGCCGCGGATCGTTCTTGGGCGGGCTCGCCGACGCCGTCGACGGATTCGTCGAGGACAAGATCGCGATGGAGTGGCACGGGCCGGGGGGCGCGCCGGAGGGCAGCGTGGCCCAGGTGGTCGGGGCGAAGCTGCACCAGCGCCGACGCCTCTCCGCCCACGAGGCGTCGTTCCTCCTGCGCCACGCGCCCGGACCCATCAAGGTCACCGTGCCCAGCGCCACCAACTTTCCGGACGTCAGCTACAAGCCGGGCCTCAGCGACCGGTTCTACCCGACCCGCTCCAGCCTCCTCCAGGAGATCGCGCAGATCATCCGGAACGAGGTCAACGCGCTGGCGACCGAGGGCATCCCCTACATCCAGCTCGACGCGCCCCGGTACCTCTACTACGTCGACGCCCGACTGCGGGAGCAGCTCCGAGCGCGCGGTGTCGACCCAGACCTGGCGCTAGACGAAGCCATTGCCACGGACAACGCCGTGATTGAAGACGCGCGCCGCCTGGCGCCGGCGCCCGACACGCTCACCCTGGCCATCCATCTGTGCCGCGGCAACTCGCGCAGCCGGTGGTTCGCCGAGGGCGGGTACGACCTCATCGCGGAGAAGCTGTTCGGGCGGCTCGCCGTCGACGCGTTCCTCCTCGAGTACGACACCGATCGGGCCGGCGGGTTCGAGCCGCTGCGGTTCGTTCCGGCCGG
It includes:
- a CDS encoding response regulator; this encodes MTLQRQIHVSVVALVVVAVLASVALLSWNGARAQLEEDAVVLGAAAAQVHDQSGLQRIADSLVAADSARTVRIVDASLTTLAVSGGAGADAPGPPPEAEATALRAAIDDQQPRSLLDSTGFTVIAPVVDDSGAVIGATLLAMPTDRLRAAFAQSVRGAALPIGLTLIIGIALAWLVSQAFVRPVRRLDRAVHQLESYSFESSSLDSLARQPTELGRVAQLLQRMANAEDGWRRSLEGLRQAKEELEKRVEERTRDLKASLEQQTALNESLKVMGAGLQQSIEELKALADVGRALNSTLDLQQLLTTIVSHAVRLSKSEAGTIYEFDEDQGSFVMRASDGVSDRVADALRNRRVLAESTIIGQTALRREPTQVADLWDSGEPPDVVAREFGFRAIMAVPLLQEGSVIGGLVVRRSEPGAFEDATVRLLQTFATQCVLAIQNARLFQEIEEKGRELEIASRHKSEFLAKMSHELRTPLNAILSYSQLLVEEAEDVGQESFIPDLNKIQTAGRHLLELINSILDLSKIEAGKMELYIEPFNVPTLVHDVLTVAQPLVAKNQNTLEVDCPDSTGDMVADLTKVRQVLLNLLSNASKFTDHGTVSLTVRRDRADSADWVAFSVADTGIGMNEEQMGKLFQAFTQAEASTTSKYGGTGLGLAISRQFCRIMGGDITVASTPGRGSTFTMRLPAEVRDTASPAALTTEPIEAQDNGRPTVLVIDDDPTVHDLMRRFLQTEGFHVATALNAEDGLRLAREVRPFAVTLDVIMPHTDGWTVLSALKAAPETADIPVIMLTIVEQRQIGYTLGAAEYLTKPIDRDRLLAVLNRYRADEDGRRVLIVEDDPATREILRRCLESDGWTADEATNGVDALERIAEARPALILLDLLMPVMDGFDFVATLRQRPEGRSIPVVVVTAQDLSAEARKRLNGLVDAVMQKGTYTHEELLLEVRERLAAAKGRARSSTPR
- a CDS encoding response regulator, yielding MPKVLLVEDDEMNRDSLSRLLRRRGFEVVIGVDGQEGISLARSEAPDIILMDMSLPVMDGWEATRQLKASSDTQSVPIIALTAHAMASDRDKALAAGCDDFDTKPIELDRLLPKIHALLGTDA
- a CDS encoding response regulator, which encodes MSNAPDWEEFRRSVRHELRTPVNHILSYGQLLLEDAEQSGPESFVAELRKIQEAGREALTIIGAMLDAAPGDAVAARTYSTNLFSLMESVEQRVMQLRRYVLEDGNETAAADLDRIATGARRLVAILAQTNLNPTEGVEPRISKPAVRVNSGTMGAAVAGRAEPAERRHREGELRGRILVVEDNELSRDAVARMLERLGHTVLRAENGRRALEIAESDNVDLMLLDIVMPEMSGYDVLERCRERAELREIPIIMISALDELSSVVRCIEMGAEDYLPKPFDPVLLRARIGACLEKKRLRDQEVEYLRQVAAVTDAAAAVEDRSFTSESLALVASRPDALGQLARVFDRMAREVIAREEQLLRQVQQLQIQVDEAKKAREVADITNTEYFQQLQRQASTLRRTAGPKPESREG